Proteins co-encoded in one Candidatus Poribacteria bacterium genomic window:
- a CDS encoding sigma-54 dependent transcriptional regulator, with protein sequence MASRNDIRLHQTNGYIELTLTFTKAGIMALQNEFETNHSFGEIIGKNKKMQHLFTQIQTAAAGAISVLIQGETGTGKELIAKSIHDNSPRKEGPFVAINCAAIPTELIEGELFGNEPGAFTGANERRIGYFEQADTGTLFLDEIGDMPFTLQAKLLRVLQEREFQRLGGTSPTSIDIRVLAATNQDLENAIRDGYFREDLYHRLSAFPIAVPSLRDRREDIPILADHFLKKYAAAAEKPIRDISTDALQMLMQHDFPGNVRELENAVERAVLYETTDRLQPQSLLLHQTRGGSQLATSDPMDATDILTLKEVERRAIIKALKTTGGNISAAAQTLGIDRSTLYQKMEKHNLRP encoded by the coding sequence GTGGCTTCACGGAACGATATCCGTTTACACCAAACTAACGGTTACATTGAACTCACGTTAACTTTCACGAAAGCGGGTATCATGGCATTACAGAACGAATTTGAAACCAACCATTCCTTTGGCGAAATCATCGGCAAAAACAAGAAAATGCAGCACCTATTCACCCAGATTCAAACGGCGGCAGCAGGAGCTATTAGCGTCCTGATTCAAGGCGAAACCGGGACCGGGAAAGAATTGATCGCAAAATCAATACACGATAACAGTCCTCGGAAAGAAGGACCCTTCGTTGCCATCAATTGTGCTGCAATACCAACCGAATTGATTGAAGGTGAGTTGTTTGGCAATGAACCCGGGGCTTTCACCGGGGCAAACGAGCGTCGAATTGGATACTTTGAACAAGCGGACACTGGTACACTTTTTCTTGATGAAATTGGGGATATGCCATTCACTTTGCAAGCGAAGTTGCTGCGTGTCCTACAAGAACGAGAATTTCAGAGACTCGGCGGCACAAGCCCCACCTCCATTGACATCCGTGTTTTGGCTGCTACGAATCAGGATCTAGAAAATGCTATCAGAGACGGATATTTCCGTGAGGATTTGTACCATCGACTCTCGGCATTCCCTATCGCGGTTCCGTCTCTGAGAGATCGGCGCGAAGATATTCCAATCTTGGCAGATCACTTCCTGAAAAAATATGCTGCAGCCGCCGAAAAACCCATTCGCGACATTTCTACTGATGCCTTACAAATGTTAATGCAGCATGACTTCCCCGGTAACGTGCGCGAGCTGGAAAACGCCGTTGAGAGGGCAGTTTTATATGAGACAACGGACCGACTGCAACCCCAAAGCCTCCTTTTACATCAGACGCGAGGCGGTTCACAACTCGCTACAAGTGACCCGATGGATGCCACCGATATTCTTACGCTTAAGGAAGTTGAACGGAGAGCCATTATCAAAGCACTCAAAACGACGGGCGGTAATATCTCCGCTGCGGCACAAACATTGGGGATTGATAGATCCACGCTTTATCAGAAAATGGAGAAACATAACCTGCGACCGTAA
- a CDS encoding S8 family serine peptidase, which translates to MKCSNILPVGILLLIVICAEFSLIKAENSPLADIHSHITPGELLIRLTPGAAADVEQLHANAPISILHAKHNVESLHPLFPYLARPSLNPNLKRIYLLRFSPDASLEALKAAYQQNPLVEAVEYNYLRPTLADPAIPNDPKYPEQWSLPLMKLPQAWAVEKGDRSVVIAIIDSGIDYKHDDLAPKAWINPDEIPENGLDDDGNGYIDDVYGWDFTDAPNLQAEGDYLEGDNEPIDESGHGTHVAGIAGAMPNNGIGIAGVAWECPLMAIRAGLSLGGSSRMQDDDSASAIVYAADNGASVINMSWGSERRSFVIQDAIDYAYAHGAVLVAAAGNSQKPAAIFPAAYRKVIAVASTEQNQQRFYQSNFGASIDIGAPGNVILSTQINNQYRLLTGTSMASPHVAGVAALLFAKRPALTHEEVRHILINTADPVHQEDSDELDERFVGAGTVNAERALFASGALQARILIPETNSGGADSITFVGNTGGYKFQSWQLSYGESTVPTEFTPFTQPAATQKIGETLAVWDTTTVPEGIYTARLTVTATDGHQTHDQVVLSVDRTPPQVISLTATETLYGERSLTIFTWATDDVTQNTLYYRRKGSLAPFAPIDTTDLGVEHSLSLGFETGAYQFFVESENTTQLKTREDNGGAFYAIDVVGGHISPSGFTEKPLDIPPLHIASVTTDFDRDGQPEIVGSPLSSDTLDTELQAAIVAIYERLPSGRYELAHTVENVENLSNLEEFITWAVDDTDGDGLLEILATDDERTFLMESSTPRGYPHQVIWETPFLSGGTIADVDRDGQKEIIGADNNNDRLLVFEYDSLTNTHIEKAALVNETPGSNVFAQRFAIDDFDGDGRTELVAGDGEGELFIYESVSTNNTFRLEWQTQLPLKNITQFTSGDLTGDGSPEFVVGGLLSLPDNPSGPLLWKFFVFTHTPRGYALLTEGEREATLAIAPHRRNANSLAIADLDRDGANNLIIATYPNLYVTQWDGTALKALWHRRIEKTPMLFTAELNQNGFDEFYGNLEDGIYRFESVFATDPDGIDRLTPWNIEAKPLTEKAVQVTWNAQQDDETTEEQPRLTRSFTVYRAQGEKEEAPTDDMFEKIRENLTVTRFLDRHVAKDNTYWYAITVKDTNATETPRTEPVAATPREPPQLIRAAYHRPGGETLATQLEFQSDISNEISKRGNFWVIVTFDRRMNLGIADESRYVLRKVKRIDGVNPVSAIRDRMGTRALLAFDAERLLEHFGQSLTATADRYEISVSNVADIDENAIRGATRPLEMPSSIAETAVSDLMQVRVYPNPVRPNVADKGVITFDRIPIGTRIQLFTAKGELLEILDVTEQDHNRKKWWLTSNNTADVSTGIYIYVLEFGEEKKVGKIAVIK; encoded by the coding sequence ATGAAATGTTCTAACATTTTGCCAGTAGGCATCCTACTTCTAATTGTAATCTGCGCCGAATTCTCGCTGATTAAAGCAGAGAATTCACCTTTGGCGGATATTCATTCACATATCACCCCCGGTGAACTCCTAATCCGTTTGACACCAGGGGCAGCGGCAGATGTTGAGCAGTTGCACGCAAACGCTCCTATCTCTATCCTGCACGCAAAACACAATGTAGAATCGCTGCACCCGCTGTTTCCATATCTCGCGCGTCCATCGCTCAATCCAAATCTAAAGCGCATCTACCTGTTACGGTTTTCTCCTGACGCCTCCCTTGAAGCACTCAAAGCAGCATACCAGCAGAACCCGCTCGTTGAGGCAGTCGAATATAACTATCTCCGTCCGACGCTCGCAGACCCAGCCATCCCGAATGACCCAAAATATCCTGAACAGTGGAGTTTGCCACTGATGAAATTACCACAGGCGTGGGCAGTCGAAAAAGGAGACCGGAGTGTCGTGATTGCTATCATCGATTCTGGCATTGATTATAAACACGACGATTTAGCACCCAAAGCGTGGATAAACCCTGACGAAATCCCAGAAAATGGACTCGACGACGATGGCAACGGCTACATTGACGATGTCTATGGTTGGGATTTTACCGATGCACCCAATCTACAAGCCGAAGGCGATTACCTTGAAGGTGATAACGAACCTATTGATGAAAGCGGACACGGCACGCATGTTGCAGGTATTGCGGGTGCCATGCCGAATAACGGGATCGGAATCGCTGGGGTCGCATGGGAGTGTCCACTCATGGCGATACGCGCAGGACTCTCACTCGGTGGGAGCTCTCGCATGCAAGACGATGACTCCGCATCGGCGATCGTCTACGCCGCCGACAACGGCGCAAGCGTCATAAACATGAGTTGGGGTAGCGAGCGCCGTTCTTTTGTTATTCAGGATGCAATTGATTACGCTTATGCGCATGGGGCTGTTTTAGTTGCCGCTGCTGGAAATTCTCAGAAACCTGCTGCTATCTTTCCCGCCGCCTACCGGAAAGTCATCGCTGTGGCATCTACTGAGCAGAATCAACAACGGTTCTACCAATCCAATTTCGGTGCTTCCATTGATATCGGTGCCCCTGGTAACGTAATTCTCAGCACACAGATTAATAACCAGTATCGACTCCTCACCGGTACCTCTATGGCATCCCCGCACGTCGCGGGTGTCGCGGCGCTACTATTCGCAAAACGACCCGCACTGACACATGAAGAGGTGCGGCACATACTGATTAACACCGCCGACCCCGTCCATCAAGAGGATAGTGATGAATTAGATGAAAGATTCGTAGGGGCAGGCACTGTCAACGCTGAACGCGCACTCTTCGCAAGCGGCGCATTACAGGCACGCATCCTCATACCTGAAACCAATAGCGGCGGCGCGGATTCAATTACCTTTGTCGGTAACACTGGCGGCTATAAGTTTCAATCGTGGCAGCTGAGTTATGGCGAATCTACAGTTCCTACTGAATTTACGCCTTTCACGCAACCCGCAGCCACACAAAAAATCGGTGAAACGTTGGCTGTTTGGGATACCACAACCGTTCCAGAGGGTATCTACACTGCTCGGTTAACAGTAACCGCCACGGACGGACACCAAACACACGATCAGGTCGTCTTGAGCGTAGACCGAACACCTCCTCAAGTTATCTCTCTTACTGCAACAGAAACGCTTTACGGTGAGCGAAGTCTTACTATTTTCACTTGGGCAACCGATGATGTTACCCAGAATACCCTCTATTACCGACGTAAGGGGAGCCTCGCACCCTTCGCACCTATTGACACAACGGATCTCGGCGTAGAGCATTCCCTCTCTTTGGGTTTTGAGACTGGGGCTTATCAATTTTTTGTTGAATCAGAGAATACAACGCAGCTCAAAACAAGGGAAGACAACGGCGGCGCGTTTTATGCTATTGATGTCGTTGGCGGGCATATTTCTCCGAGCGGGTTTACTGAAAAACCCCTTGATATTCCGCCGCTTCATATTGCAAGTGTAACGACTGACTTTGACAGGGATGGTCAACCTGAAATCGTCGGAAGCCCGTTGTCATCTGATACGCTTGACACCGAGCTACAGGCTGCGATCGTTGCGATTTATGAACGCTTGCCAAGTGGTAGGTATGAACTTGCGCATACCGTTGAGAACGTTGAGAATCTCTCTAATCTTGAAGAGTTCATTACATGGGCAGTAGATGATACTGACGGGGACGGTTTACTCGAAATACTTGCAACGGATGATGAGCGAACTTTTCTCATGGAGAGTAGCACGCCTCGAGGCTATCCGCATCAAGTTATCTGGGAGACACCTTTCCTCTCTGGCGGTACCATCGCCGACGTTGATCGCGATGGTCAGAAAGAGATTATCGGCGCAGATAATAATAATGATCGACTCCTCGTTTTTGAATACGATAGTCTCACGAACACCCATATCGAAAAAGCAGCTTTGGTAAACGAAACCCCTGGTTCTAATGTATTTGCGCAGCGTTTTGCTATTGACGATTTTGATGGTGATGGGCGCACGGAATTGGTCGCAGGCGATGGTGAAGGTGAACTTTTTATTTATGAGTCTGTTTCTACCAACAATACCTTCCGTCTTGAGTGGCAGACGCAACTACCACTGAAAAATATTACCCAATTCACTTCAGGTGATCTGACGGGAGATGGTAGCCCGGAGTTTGTCGTCGGTGGCTTGCTCTCGCTACCCGATAACCCCTCAGGACCGCTGCTCTGGAAGTTTTTCGTCTTTACGCATACACCGCGCGGCTACGCACTACTGACGGAAGGGGAACGCGAGGCAACGCTCGCAATCGCCCCGCACCGCCGAAACGCTAACAGTCTTGCTATCGCGGATTTAGATCGTGATGGTGCTAATAATTTGATCATTGCGACCTATCCGAACCTCTATGTGACACAGTGGGATGGCACTGCCTTGAAGGCATTGTGGCACAGGAGAATAGAGAAAACACCGATGCTCTTCACTGCTGAACTCAATCAAAATGGATTTGACGAATTTTATGGTAACCTTGAGGACGGAATTTACCGTTTTGAGTCCGTTTTCGCAACAGACCCAGACGGTATTGATAGACTCACACCTTGGAATATTGAGGCGAAACCGTTGACAGAGAAGGCAGTACAGGTTACATGGAACGCTCAGCAGGACGACGAAACGACTGAAGAACAGCCAAGGTTGACACGATCTTTTACCGTCTATCGGGCGCAAGGCGAAAAGGAAGAGGCACCGACGGATGATATGTTTGAGAAAATTAGGGAGAACCTAACTGTCACAAGGTTCTTGGATAGGCATGTGGCGAAAGATAATACCTACTGGTATGCTATCACTGTAAAGGATACCAACGCAACCGAAACCCCTCGCACCGAACCTGTTGCTGCCACACCCAGGGAACCACCCCAATTAATTCGTGCTGCCTATCACCGACCCGGAGGAGAAACGCTGGCAACACAACTTGAGTTTCAGTCTGACATATCTAACGAGATTTCTAAACGCGGAAATTTCTGGGTTATTGTTACATTTGACCGACGCATGAACCTCGGCATTGCCGACGAGAGTCGGTATGTCCTGCGGAAGGTGAAACGGATTGACGGTGTGAATCCTGTATCTGCTATCCGCGACCGGATGGGAACACGCGCACTTTTAGCATTCGATGCAGAGCGTCTCCTTGAACACTTCGGGCAGTCCCTTACCGCTACAGCAGACCGGTATGAAATTTCTGTTTCCAATGTCGCTGATATTGACGAAAACGCTATTCGCGGTGCTACGCGACCCCTTGAAATGCCGAGCAGTATTGCCGAAACAGCCGTGTCCGATTTGATGCAAGTACGCGTCTATCCGAATCCAGTGCGACCCAACGTTGCTGATAAAGGCGTGATTACTTTTGACAGGATACCTATTGGCACACGCATCCAACTCTTTACAGCAAAAGGCGAATTGCTCGAAATATTAGACGTAACCGAGCAGGATCACAACCGAAAAAAATGGTGGCTTACAAGTAATAACACCGCAGACGTCTCCACCGGCATCTATATTTATGTGCTTGAATTTGGTGAGGAAAAAAAAGTGGGAAAAATTGCTGTTATTAAATAG
- a CDS encoding diacylglycerol kinase family lipid kinase, translating into MNDFILIANPISGKGHAKNVAEQGYAALTESGQHGQLVLTSASGDAKRFAQEAVANGTRYVIACGGDGTLHEVVNGIAMAPDVTLGVLPCGRGNDFAAAVGIPLKPEAAIATLLSGTPIRVDLGRCYQNSPQLTVNSHQLKTDLLNENPLPTTDNRQPTTISSDNRQPTTDNYFTTIATCGYDTEVSRRAAKGTPLFAGTASYAYAAVETLFYYDPPTVRLEGDFGTYEGPLLLAATGITSRYGGGFQIVPDARIDDGLFDVCIVRPVSSLTVLRLLVTLFWGGHVGHPAVSMHQTRTLKIETDPPMLLYADGEPMCETPATIEIIKGGLTVMAPRGT; encoded by the coding sequence ATGAACGACTTTATTCTCATCGCAAACCCAATCTCCGGCAAGGGACATGCTAAGAATGTTGCTGAGCAGGGCTACGCTGCCCTTACCGAATCCGGACAGCACGGACAACTCGTATTGACTTCGGCATCTGGCGACGCAAAACGTTTCGCACAAGAAGCCGTTGCTAATGGAACTCGGTACGTAATTGCTTGCGGGGGTGATGGAACGCTCCACGAAGTGGTGAATGGTATCGCGATGGCTCCAGATGTAACCTTGGGTGTTCTCCCGTGCGGGCGCGGCAACGATTTTGCCGCAGCGGTTGGTATCCCACTGAAGCCTGAAGCGGCGATCGCAACCCTCTTATCTGGCACCCCTATCCGTGTAGATTTGGGACGTTGCTATCAGAATAGTCCTCAGTTAACAGTTAACAGTCATCAGTTAAAGACGGATTTGTTAAACGAAAATCCGTTACCGACAACCGACAACCGACAACCGACAACTATCTCCTCTGATAACCGACAACCGACAACTGACAACTATTTCACCACCATTGCGACTTGTGGTTACGATACGGAAGTCAGCCGCCGCGCAGCCAAAGGCACACCCCTATTTGCTGGCACTGCCTCCTACGCCTATGCAGCTGTAGAGACGCTGTTCTACTACGATCCGCCGACTGTACGTCTTGAAGGCGATTTTGGTACTTATGAGGGACCACTCCTCCTCGCCGCTACCGGCATCACAAGTCGCTACGGTGGCGGGTTTCAGATTGTCCCGGATGCACGTATTGATGATGGACTTTTCGATGTCTGTATCGTCCGACCCGTTTCCTCTTTGACAGTACTCCGACTCTTAGTAACACTTTTCTGGGGCGGTCATGTCGGACACCCCGCCGTATCCATGCACCAGACCCGGACTTTAAAGATTGAAACCGATCCACCCATGCTGTTATATGCTGATGGCGAACCGATGTGCGAAACACCTGCCACAATTGAGATCATCAAGGGCGGATTAACTGTGATGGCACCGCGTGGCACGTAA